One Brassica oleracea var. oleracea cultivar TO1000 chromosome C7, BOL, whole genome shotgun sequence genomic window carries:
- the LOC106306258 gene encoding probable WRKY transcription factor 34 produces the protein MPGFDNNFAVMGEWLDPIPNHKKRSKAELEREVHLEDIKNKGFMHASFQEKPCYSSNGLSERIAARTGFKVPRLKTESIFPSTCLAISSPGVSPATLLESPVFLSNPLTSPTTGKLSSLPSDKAKYEFIEDISLTLSLDPTTNIGSEPDDSQAYEQAHDSDLGDSMPSGAPGDDGYNWRKYGQKLVKGSEYPRSYYKCTHPNCEVKKKVERSREGHITEIVYVKTHNHLKPPTNRRSGTGRSGTGDDMQIDGTGTKENLQWTSPVYEEVGYGSHSGSMQVQSGTQFGYGGVATDAFSKDEEDRTSYMSVSLGYDGQVDESEPKRRKLETSGSSRGTREPKVVVKTTSDIDILEDGYRWRKYGQKVVKGNPNPRSYYKCTASGCNVTKHVERASDDLTSVLTTYIGKHNHAVPAARNSSHVGSGSSGTVQGGLATQTHNQHVHYPVPRSSSEGMVTANSSLHDFQPYLRSPSGFSVYYVGEAELTDISVSGLPIGQERFLGLEALATGDPDGLMLQLAAEPKVEQMSQQELGLSRSSLIDIMSRLPQI, from the exons GGTTTTGATAATAACTTTGCCGTGATGGGAGAATGGTTAGACCCTATTCCTAACCACAAGAAGAGATCCAAAGCTGAGCTTGAAAGAGAGGTCCATTTAGAAGACATTAAGAATAAGGGTTTTATGCATGCAAGTTTTCAAGAGAAACCGTGCTACTCAAGCAATGGTCTTAGTGAGAGGATTGCTGCGAGAACCGGGTTTAAAGTACCAAGGTTAAAGACTGAGAGTATTTTTCCATCTACATGTTTAGCCATCTCTTCTCCTGGTGTTAGCCCAGCAACTCTACTAGAGTCTCCTGTTTTCCTCTCAAACCCTTTG ACATCTCCAACAACAGGAAAGCTCTCATCACTACCTTCAGATAAAGCTAAATATGAGTTCATTGAAGACATTTCCTTAACCTTGAGCCTCGATCCTACTACAAACATCGGTTCAGAACCCGATGATTCACAAGCCTATGAGCAAGCACACGACAGCGATTTAGGAGACTCGATGCCTAGTGGTGCGCCTGGAGATGATGGATACAACTGGAGAAAATACGGACAGAAGCTAGTTAAAGGAAGCGAGTATCCACGTAGCTATTACAAGTGCACGCACCCGAACTGTGAGGTCAAGAAGAAGGTTGAACGGTCTCGGGAAGGTCATATTACTGAGATCGTATACGTGAAAACTCATAACCACCTCAAACCTCCAACAAACAGACGTTCAGGCACCGGACGATCTGGTACAGGCGATGACATGCAAATAGATGGAACTGGAACCAAGGAGAACTTACAATGGACATCACCTGTTTATGAAGAGGTCGGATACGGAAGCCATTCTGGATCAATGCAGGTTCAAAGCGGGACTCAGTTCGGGTATGGTGGTGTAGCAACCGATGCCTTCTCTAAGGATGAAGAAGATCGCACGTCCTACATGAGTGTCTCTCTGGGTTACGACGGACAAGTAGATGAATCCGAGCCAAAGAGGAG GAAACTGGAAACGAGTGGATCAAGCCGAGGCACCCGTGAGCCAAAAGTCGTGGTGAAGACCACAAGTGATATTGACATCCTCGAAGATGGCTATCGCTGGCGCAAGTATGGGCAAAAGGTCGTCAAGGGAAACCCGAATCCGAG GAGCTACTATAAATGCACAGCTAGTGGATGTAACGTAACTAAGCATGTGGAGAGAGCTTCTGATGACCTCACGTCCGTACTAACCACTTACATAGGCAAACACAATCACGCAGTACCAGCAGCACGTAACAGCAGCCACGTCGGTTCGGGCAGCTCAGGGACCGTCCAAGGCGGTTTAGCGACTCAGACCCACAACCAACATGTGCACTATCCAGTGCCACGCAGTAGTTCTGAGGGAATGGTCACAGCCAACTCATCACTACATGACTTCCAGCCATACCTGAGGTCTCCTTCAGGTTTCTCGGTTTACTATGTAGGCGAAGCCGAGCTTACAGATATTTCAGTGTCTGGTTTACCTATTGGGCAAGAGAGGTTTCTCGGCCTGGAAGCGCTTGCCACTGGTGATCCGGATGGGCTGATGTTGCAGTTAGCAGCAGAGCCGAAGGTGGAACAAATGTCACAACAGGAACTAGGATTGTCAAGGAGCTCATTGATAGATATAATGAGTAGATTACCACAAATATGA